Proteins encoded together in one Sinorhizobium meliloti window:
- a CDS encoding type II toxin-antitoxin system HigB family toxin codes for MQIIAKSTLRVFWERHPRAETPLKIWHAVVTNAVWTGLADVKAMFGANVDFVSDNRIIFDISGNKYRLIVHVAYPFKRVLIKFVGTHKEYDDIDPETVNGQHSRHQER; via the coding sequence ATGCAAATCATAGCGAAGTCCACTTTGAGAGTGTTTTGGGAACGACACCCTCGAGCAGAGACGCCCCTCAAAATCTGGCACGCTGTGGTAACCAATGCGGTATGGACGGGGCTAGCCGATGTGAAGGCGATGTTCGGCGCCAATGTCGATTTTGTGAGCGACAACCGCATCATATTCGACATCTCAGGCAACAAATATCGCCTTATCGTCCACGTCGCATATCCGTTCAAAAGAGTGCTGATCAAGTTTGTTGGCACTCATAAAGAGTACGACGACATAGACCCGGAGACAGTGAATGGACAACATTCGCGCCATCAGGAACGATGA
- a CDS encoding membrane protein: MWATLTGAVLFISGLLYMAWEALGRRRLSQPPQGNPKQTLEPRGQGLRFLSPLRNWLGVVLMVVGGILLLFGMR; the protein is encoded by the coding sequence GTGTGGGCAACTCTCACCGGTGCAGTTCTTTTTATCAGCGGGCTTCTCTACATGGCATGGGAGGCGCTCGGGCGGCGGCGGCTGAGCCAGCCGCCGCAAGGCAATCCCAAGCAGACGCTTGAGCCGCGCGGGCAAGGGCTGCGCTTTCTGAGCCCGCTGCGCAACTGGCTGGGCGTCGTGCTCATGGTTGTCGGCGGCATTCTGCTGCTCTTCGGCATGCGCTGA
- a CDS encoding type II toxin-antitoxin system HigA family antitoxin: protein MDNIRAIRNDDDLAWAIAEVSKYFDNEPEIGTEEADRFDILSTLIEAYENEHYAIEAPEPVDLIKAHMEMFGRTQADLAELFGSRSRASEVLNKRRALTVDMIRKLHREWGIPSDCLVEPYHLVERERVIDSELSVIKMVAEEGFEPPTQGL from the coding sequence ATGGACAACATTCGCGCCATCAGGAACGATGATGACCTTGCATGGGCTATTGCAGAGGTCTCAAAGTATTTTGACAACGAGCCGGAAATCGGGACCGAGGAAGCAGACCGCTTCGATATTCTTTCGACCCTCATTGAGGCTTACGAGAATGAGCACTATGCCATTGAGGCACCAGAGCCAGTCGATCTGATAAAGGCCCACATGGAGATGTTCGGTCGTACACAGGCCGATCTCGCTGAGCTTTTTGGTTCCCGTTCGCGTGCCTCTGAGGTTTTGAATAAGAGGCGTGCTCTCACTGTCGATATGATCCGCAAGCTTCACAGGGAATGGGGGATTCCCTCAGATTGCCTCGTTGAGCCATACCATCTCGTCGAACGCGAACGGGTCATCGACTCCGAATTATCGGTGATAAAGATGGTAGCGGAGGAGGGATTCGAACCCCCGACACAAGGATTATGA